The Grus americana isolate bGruAme1 chromosome 30, bGruAme1.mat, whole genome shotgun sequence genome includes the window ACTCCCCACAATGCCCCCAAACACCTCGACAACATACTACAACACCCCGAACACCTCCACGGTGCCCTGAAACATCCCCACAACTCCCCTCCCAGTACCCCGAACACCACCAGTGTCCTCACAACACCCTTACACCACCTCTACAGCACCGTGAAAATCTCCCAACACACCCAAAACACCTTATAATGCCCCCGAACACCCCACAACACCCCTACAATAGCCTGCAACTCCCTACAATGCCCCAAAACACCCCTACAACACAACACCCCTACAACACGTCCACAGCATTCTACAACACCCTCAAAACACCCTTTAACACCCCACAGACCCCCAAATACCCCACATCGCCCCTGCAACACCCCCCAGAGCCCCTACAACACCTGTCTAGGGACCCGTTGTCACCGTTTTGTGTACCCTCGCAGGTGGTGCCATGTCTCCCAGCTACAGCCCAACGTCACCTGCCTACGAGCCGCGCTCACCCGGGGGCTACACCCCGCAGAGTCCCAGCTACAGCCCGACGTCACCCAGTTACAGCCCGACATCGCCCAGCTACAGCCCGACATCGCCCAACTACAGCCCAACTTCACCCAGCTACAGCCCAACCTCACCCAGCTACAGCCCGACGTCGCCCAGCTACAGCCCGACGTCGCCCAGCTACAGCCCGACTTCCCCCAGCTACAGCCCAACTTCCCCCAGTTACAGCCCGACTTCTCCCAGTTACAGCCCAACCTCACCCAGCTACAGCCCCACTTCGCCCAGTTACAGCCCAACCTCTCCCAGCTACAGCCCAACTTCTCCCAGTTACAGCCCAACTTCCCCCAGCTACAGCCCAACTTCTCCCAGTTACAGCCCGACTTCCCCCAGCTACAGCCCCACATCTCCCAGTTacagccccaccagccccaactacagccccaccagccccaaCTACACCCCAACCTCGCCCAGTTACAGCCCCACTTCTCCCAGTTACAGCCCTACCAGCCCCAACTACACCCCGACCTCCCCCAACTACAGCCCCACCTCCCCCAGTTACAGCCCCACCTCTCCCAGTTACAGCCCCACCTCCCCCAGTTACTCCCCTTCCAGCCCCCGCTACACCCCCCAGTCGCCAACCTacacccccagcagccccagttacagccccagcagccccagctacAGCCCCACCTCCCCCAAGTACACCCCGACCAGCCCCAGCTacagccccagctcccccgAATACacccccaccagccccaagtacagccccacctcccccaagtacagccccaccagccccaagtacagccccacctcccccacctacagccccaccacccccaaatACAGCCCCACCTCCCCCACCTACAGCCCCACCTCCCCCGTCTACacccccaccagccccaagTACAGCCCCACCTCGCCCACCTacagccccaccagccccaagtacagccccacctcccccacctacagccccaccagccccaagGGTTCCACCTACAGCCCCACGTCACCCGGCTACAGCCCCACGTCACCCACCTACAGCCTCACCAGCCCGGCCATCAGCCCCGACGACAGCGACGAGGACAACTGAGCCGGTGGTGGGGGGGCAAAGGGACACCCCatgccccccccaaaacccctgcaGGTTGTGGGGGTGACCCCCAAGTGTCACCCCCCCGTCAAGTTGTGGGGGGCTGACCCACAAGTTGGGAGGCTGACCCACAAGTTGGGGGGGGTGACCCACAAGTTGGGGGGGTGACCCCTAAAttaggggggtgtgtgtgtggagtgACCCTTAAGTTTGGGGGTAACCCCCTTAAGTTTGGGGGTAACCCACAAATTGTGGGGTGACCCCTAAattggggcagggaggggcagGTGAGGGAGGACTCCCCTCTTTTGGGGTGTCGGGGGATGCATCACCCCTCCCTGAGGGTGACGGTGTCCCCGGGTGAGGTGTAATTTATGGGGGTCCTTAGTTAatgacgggggggggggacaaggGGGGGTAATGGGGGGGGCACTCCCTGgtgggaggtttgggggttcgggggggggggtgttggggtatCCTttgcccctcccccccgccttattttggtgttttgatgtattgggggggggggaggggaaccgGCTGGAAttgcggggttttttttgggggggaaataaaaattttaccGATTTTCAGCTCCGGCTCcgtgtgtgtgttggggggagggggggaggggcccCCCTCCCCCACATAGCGAACCCAGACATCCGGCTATTCCCATCCCCCACCCCCGTAGTGAACCCAGCTTTCCGagcacccccccaaaacccccccacacctgcccacccccccccccccccgcgggccacccatgggtgctggagggggtggaaaaaggaggggggagggggaattgggggggggggggtgtgtgtcccaGCTGGCAGCGGTGGGATTCGAACCCACGACCCCGCGGGGACTGGAGCCTAAATCCAGCGCCTTGGACCGCTCGGCCACGCTAccggggtgcggggggagccCCGCGCGGGCGGGTCAGACCCGGGGACACGGGACACGGCACCCacggaggggagggggggaacacACGACACCCACAAGTGTCAGCCGCGGGAGTCACGGGGTGACCccgacacccccccctcccccccgtgtcccccaatGTCCCCAGTGCCGtgtccgtgcccccccccccccgtgtccccacgtccccccatgtcccccagtgtcccccccaTGACCCCCGCGGTGTCCCCCAAtatcccccccatgtcccccccatccctcaATGTCCCCCCCGTGTCTCCAGTGacccccccacgtccccagggtccccccatgaccccccccagtgtcccccaatatccccccatgtcccccagtgtcccccatgacccccccatccctcaatgaccccccccatgtccccagggtccccccaTGACCCCTCCCAGTGtcccccccagtgtcccccacaCATCCCCCACTGtccccccatgacccccccagtgtcccccaatatctcccagtgtccccccatgtcccccccatccctcaatgtccccccccgtgtccccagtgacccccccccacgtccccagggtccccccaTGACACCCCagtgtccccccccccatcccccagtgcccccccatgacccccccaTCCCTCAGTGacccccccacgtccccagggtccccccgtgtccccccaatgtcccgtccccccccccaccgtgGCGGGAAACTCGGGGATCCCGCCAGACATGGGCGGGGCCACCACTAACCCCGCCCACCCCTCAAGCCCCGCCCACCCATCAAGCCCCGCCCACCCCAtcaagccccgcccccgcgcaGTGCAGGCCGGGCAAAAGGGGGCGGGGCCAAGGGGGTGTCATGGCGGCGCCCATGGTGGAAGGTGCggagtggggggagggggggacacgggaGGGGGGGGACTCCCCGGGGTGCTGACACCCccgctcccttcccctccccccacagctccccaggGGGCCCCTCCCCCCCTCGGGACCACCCACGACGCGGAGGAGCCGGATGCTTTGGAGTGAGTGAGcggatggggggtggggggaggggaggagaaggtggggggtggggtgacacccctcccctccccccccccaggttcCCCCCCTACGAGCTgagccgccccccccggccggTTTGGGGGGCGCGGGATGAATTCGCCCACCGGCCCCACAATTTTCTCCGGGGCTGCAAATGGTGAGAgacccctcccccaccccccagcccctcccccacccccccagcccctcctcatCGGGGGGGAGGGGTCGTACCTGGCCACGCCCCCCCATGATCGGGGtgtaaaccccccccccccgggccccccccccagggcccccgaTGGTTCCTGCGTCCTGACGTGCAGCGATGACAACACCCTGCGGATCTTCgacctcccctcccccaccccgggaccccccctgGGGCCGCCCCTCCCCCAGCTGGTgggtgacggggggggggggggggtcgctATGGGGCTCCCaagggaggtttgggggggctggggggggggttgctaTGGGGCATTataggggggctggggggctcctatgggggtgctggggggggttgtggggtgGCTGGGGGTCACTGTGGGGCACCTATGGGTCACTTGGGGGTCGCTATGGGGCATTtcagggggctgggggtcactGTGGGGCACCTATGGGTCACTTGGGGGTCGCTATGGGGCATTataggggggctgggggtcactatggggctgctggggggttggggggggctgtggggaccATATAGGTTCCTCGGGGGCCGCTATGGGGCATTAtagggggctgggggtcactATGGGGAACCTATGGGTCACTTGGGGGTCGCTATAGGGCTCCCAGGGGGTTTGTGGGTCGCTATGGGGCACCTATAGATCATTTGGGGCTCGCTATGGGGCTccctgggggtttggggggggctatggggcaCCTAtagggcagctggggagggggtatGGGGCTCccaggggatttgggggtcgCTATGGGGCACCTATGGGTCCCTTGGGGGTCGCTCTGGGGCTCCTATGGGGCATTTTggggtactggggggggggggtcgctgTGGGGCACCCATGGCGGGGGAGGGGACCCAGGTGTGTGGGTGCAGGCGCCGGCGCTGCGGGTGCCGGAGGGCGACACCGTCTACGACTTCGCCTGGTTCCCCCTGATGGACTCAACCCAGCCCCACACCTGCCTGTGAGcaaactgggagcactgggaggggactgggggcactgggaggggcactgggaggcactgggctggactgggaggggaactgggaacactgggagggactgggagggggactgggggcactgggaggcactgggctggactgggaggggaactgggaacactgggagggactgggagggggactgggggcactgggggcactgggaggggaacTGGGGGCACTGTGAGGCACTGGGCTGGACTGGGAGGGGGACTGGGACCACTGGGAGGGGAactggaggcactgggaggggcaCTGGCAGGCACTGGgctggactgggagcactgggaggggaactggggacactgggagggATTGGGGGCACTGTGAGGGGACtgaggggcactgggagggggctggaaggggactGGGAGACACTGGGtgttactgggaggcactgggcaTTACTGGGAGAGACTGGGGTGGTTGCAGAGGAGTcactgggaggaactgggagaGCCTGGGGCCGTAGTGGGGGGtccctgggcggggggggggtggggtggtgtcCCTGGAGGGGGGGTGACTGGGCGTTACTGGTTCCTACTGGTCTGTACTGGGCAGGGTGGCGGCCAGCAGCCGGGACAACCCCGTGCACCTCTGGGACGCCTTCGACGGGACCCTGCGGGGCTCCTTCCGCGCGTACAGCCACCTGGTGGGGGGCACCCCGACAtcggggggggcatggggggaccCCGACattgggggggggcacggggggatgggggggacccCGACATtggggggggatggaggggaccCTGACATTGGGGGAGcacggggggatgggggggaccctgacatgggggggacacacaggggGACCCAGGAGtcctggggttggggggggggggaatgggacGGGAGGGACCCCGATACTGGGGGGGTGACCCAGGGGACCCTGACATTgaggggggacatggggggggaaCCCcgatgttggggggggggggcagacaCAGTGGAGAGGACCCTGCTGTCCAGGGGGTGACCCACGGGACCCCAGTATCAAAGGGGGGGGCACGAGGGGACCCCGACattggggggggcacggggggatgggggggaccccaacattgggggggagatgggggggacCCGACATTGGGGGACAGGAGGGACCTGGACATTGacggggggggacatggggggaccCCGACATTGGgggagcacagggggatggggggggaccccgacatgggggggacacacacagggGGGCCCAGGAGtcctggggttgggggggggggggtgacatgGGGGACCCCggtgttggggtggggggggaacgGGACAGGGGAGACCCCAATACTGGGGGGGGTGACCCAGGGGACCACGGTatcgggggggggtggggggtgttgggggggccGGTGCCATGTGACGGGGTGGCgcaggaggagctggtggcCCCCCACTCTCTGGCCTTCGCCCCCGAcggctcccagctcctggggggcTTCGACGGCGCCGTCCGGCTCTTCCCCACCCAGCGCCCCGGGCGGCACTGCCAGGAGAGGGGGCTGCagcgtgaggggcggggcctggagggggcggggcctggacGGGGCGGGGCCTGGACGGGGCGGGGCCTGGAGGGGGAAGGGTCTGGGATGGGTGGGGCttgggagggggcggggcctggaaGGGGCAAGGCCtgaaggggggggtggggcctAAGGGGGGAAGGGTCTGGGATGGGTGGGGCttgggagggggcggggcctaaAGGGGGAGGGGTCTGGGATGGGTGGGGGCGGGGCCTAAAGGGGGAAGGGTCTGGGATGGATGGGGCTTGGGAGGGGGTGGGGCctgggagggggcgtggcctgagtctgggagggggtggggcctgggagaggcaggggctggggtggagactgggagggggtggggcttgggagggggaggggtttgggagggggcggggcttggggggCTGTTTGTGGGATGAGGTGGTTGGTGGGAGCGGGGTGAGAAGGGGCGGGGCTAAAGGGGGTGTGGCTTGGCCTGAGGGGCGTGGCCTGACACCACACCCTCTTCCCTGCAGAAGGGGGGCAGGGCCAGCGGGGCCTGATTGGCTGCCTGGCCTTCAGCCCCACCCAACCGCTGTTCGCCTGCGGCTCCTATGGGCGGAGCCTGGGGCTGTACGCCCTGGAGGGGGGCGGGGCCTTGGCGCTCTGGCCCcgcctccccgctgcccccacCCACCTCCGCTTCAGCCCCGACGGGAACCGCCTCTACGCAGGGGGGCGCAAGGTGGGCGGGGCCTGAGGGGTGGGCGGGGCCTATGGAGGGGGTGGGGCCTATGGAGGGGCGGAGCCTGAGGGGTGGGTGGGGCCTACAGAGGGGGCGGGGGCTGAGGGGTGGGCGGGGCTTGAAGGCGGGACTGAGGGGTGGGTGGGGCCTATGGATGGGGCGGGGCCTGAGGGGTGGGTGGGGCCTATGGAGGGGGCAGGGTCTCAGCCCTGGGGGTGTGGTCTTGTGGTTCGGGCGTGGCCACCAGGCGGTGGGTGGGGCtttgggggcggggcttgggaTTCAAGGGCGGGGTCTCAGCTCCCTCGGTGGGCGTGGCCTGGCGTTTGGGGCGTGGCCACCGACTTGTGGGCGGGGCTCTGGGCTTGGGGGGAACAGGGTCTGGGGGGGACCGGCTGTGGGCGGGGCTTGGTGGCCTCGGGGGGGCGTGTCCTACAgtggccccgccccccccaggaCCGTCACATCCTGTGCTGGGACCTGCGCAGCCCCGAGCGCCCCCTGCTGGGCCTGGAGCGGCGTGTGGGCACCAACCAGCGCGTGACCTTTGACCTTGACCCGTGAGTGACCCCtttgcggggcgggggggggggaggggctgccGGGCTCTCccggtgacacccccccccaccccccccccaggacagggCGGTTCCTGGTGAGCGGTGACACCGACGGCTTCGTCACCGTCTGGGACACCCTGACCCCCCCGGTACCGGGGGATCCCCCGCTGCTGACCCCCCACCTGCGCTTCCGCGCCCTCTGCGACTGCGTCAACGGCACCAGGTAACACCCCGTGtcacccacccctccccctcCGGCACACCCGTGtccccagggtgctgttgggtggggtggggggggtcacccAGACGCCcgttgttggggggggggtgtgtgtccccaGCCTACACCCCGGGCTCCCGTTGTTGGCCACCGCCTCGGGGCAGCGGCTGTTCCCGGCGCCGTGGGACAGTGACGAGGAGGGGACGGGCGAGGACGGGCCACCCCCGGGGGGGGACAATCGCCTGCAGCTCTGGTGGTGGGGAGAGGAACCCCCCGGGGACGACggctgggacccccccggggacacCGACTGGGACACACACGGGGACGACGGCTGGGACAACCCTGGGGACACCGGGACTGTGTCCGCCGACTGTCACCCCCCTGGGGACACCGGAACCAGCCTCTCCATGGACGCCAACTGTCACCTCTTTGGGGACAACGGCTGTGACACCCCCGGGGACACCGATTGTCACCCCCCTGGGGATGCTGATGGTGACAGTGCCGGGGACGCCGACTGTCCCCCTTCTGGGGACACCGACTGTGACACCCCCAGGGACACCGGCACCAACCACCCCGTGTACGACAGTTGTCACCCTCCTGGGGACACCAACTGTAAC containing:
- the LOC129197955 gene encoding telomerase Cajal body protein 1-like is translated as MAAPMVEAPQGAPPPLGTTHDAEEPDALEFPPYELSRPPRPVWGARDEFAHRPHNFLRGCKWAPDGSCVLTCSDDNTLRIFDLPSPTPGPPLGPPLPQLAPALRVPEGDTVYDFAWFPLMDSTQPHTCLVAASSRDNPVHLWDAFDGTLRGSFRAYSHLEELVAPHSLAFAPDGSQLLGGFDGAVRLFPTQRPGRHCQERGLQQGGQGQRGLIGCLAFSPTQPLFACGSYGRSLGLYALEGGGALALWPRLPAAPTHLRFSPDGNRLYAGGRKDRHILCWDLRSPERPLLGLERRVGTNQRVTFDLDPTGRFLVSGDTDGFVTVWDTLTPPVPGDPPLLTPHLRFRALCDCVNGTSLHPGLPLLATASGQRLFPAPWDSDEEGTGEDGPPPGGDNRLQLWWWGEEPPGDDGWDPPGDTDWDTHGDDGWDNPGDTGTVSADCHPPGDTGTSLSMDANCHLFGDNGCDTPGDTDCHPPGDADGDSAGDADCPPSGDTDCDTPRDTGTNHPVYDSCHPPGDTNCNRPQGHQL